One window of Sulfurospirillum sp. 1612 genomic DNA carries:
- the nuoE gene encoding NADH-quinone oxidoreductase subunit NuoE, translating to MNFEFNEENEKKFNNLLKRYPNKNSLTLPALWMIQYQEGWISQDAMQYLAKRLELSPMDIYSIASFYTMFHLEPVGKYNIQICKTLSCMLRGSENIKHIIENKLGIKAGETTKDMKFTITEVECLGSCGTAPCICINDDYVQNLDEQKVHEILDNLTHEETPK from the coding sequence ATGAATTTTGAATTTAATGAAGAGAATGAAAAAAAATTTAACAACCTTCTAAAGCGCTACCCAAATAAAAATTCTCTCACCCTCCCCGCGCTTTGGATGATACAATATCAAGAGGGGTGGATTTCACAAGATGCCATGCAATATCTGGCCAAAAGATTGGAACTCTCACCAATGGATATCTATTCTATCGCATCCTTTTATACGATGTTTCATCTCGAGCCGGTAGGAAAATACAACATACAAATTTGTAAAACACTCTCTTGCATGTTAAGAGGGAGTGAAAATATCAAACACATCATCGAAAACAAACTCGGTATCAAGGCAGGAGAAACCACAAAAGATATGAAATTTACCATTACAGAAGTAGAGTGTTTGGGTTCTTGTGGAACGGCACCGTGCATCTGCATCAATGATGATTACGTCCAAAATCTGGACGAACAAAAAGTCCATGAGATTTTAGATAATTTAACCCATGAAGAGACACCAAAATGA
- a CDS encoding NADH-quinone oxidoreductase subunit D: MLSQFEKLFAFKQEDGHYILDIQHMKEAIIYLKNNLNFNYLVDITAVDYLKYPTKKTKRFAIIYLLRDESFVNLVTLKAYINEDEIIESITDIFKAANWAEREVWDQYGLKFRGHPNLKRILNHKEFIGFPLRKDYPITKGQLCTQTDDLMDEMNPRLKEKGYDSAEDLMLLNLGPAHPASHGTIRTFVALEGESIVTAVSEIGYLHRGFEKSCENHTYNQIIPYTDRLNYCSAILNNIAFAHTVEGMLDITLPDRGQFIRVIIGELSRIIDHLVCLAAILVDMGALTNYWYLYNPRESAYKLLSKLTGARLTNSYMRIGGMTHDLYYNFEEDLRICIKEVEKGIADSLKLIEHNRIFHDRTQNVGVVTKEEAINRGYSGPNLRASGVNYDLRVAKPYYYYETFDFDVALGSTGDVYDRIMVRFEEIRQSIKIINQAMSVIPGGRYQVDNHAISLPDKDNVYNNIEGLMNQFKLIYEGVKVPAQEYYRAIEGGNGELGFYIISDGTGTPYKVKVKPPCFNAMASYPDIIEGAMLADAILTLGSLNIIAGELDR, encoded by the coding sequence AAGCGATAATTTACCTCAAAAACAATCTCAATTTTAATTATTTAGTTGATATCACCGCCGTAGATTATCTAAAATATCCCACAAAAAAAACGAAACGTTTTGCTATCATTTATCTTTTGAGGGATGAGAGTTTTGTCAATCTCGTTACTCTAAAAGCCTACATCAATGAAGATGAAATCATAGAATCAATTACCGATATTTTTAAAGCAGCCAATTGGGCTGAACGCGAAGTATGGGATCAATACGGATTAAAATTCAGAGGTCATCCCAACCTCAAAAGAATTCTCAACCATAAAGAGTTTATCGGATTTCCACTACGCAAAGATTATCCTATCACCAAAGGCCAACTCTGCACCCAAACCGATGATTTGATGGATGAGATGAATCCCAGACTCAAAGAAAAAGGTTATGACAGTGCCGAAGATTTGATGCTTTTAAATCTCGGTCCTGCGCATCCTGCAAGCCACGGTACGATTCGTACTTTTGTCGCATTAGAGGGTGAGAGTATCGTCACAGCCGTGAGCGAAATCGGTTATTTGCACCGTGGTTTTGAAAAATCTTGTGAAAATCACACGTACAATCAAATCATACCCTATACCGATCGGCTCAATTACTGCTCTGCCATTTTGAATAATATCGCTTTTGCTCACACAGTAGAGGGCATGCTCGATATTACATTACCCGATCGAGGTCAATTTATCCGAGTTATCATCGGTGAACTCTCCCGAATCATCGACCATTTGGTCTGTCTAGCAGCTATTTTAGTCGATATGGGCGCACTGACGAATTATTGGTATCTTTACAATCCAAGAGAGAGTGCGTATAAACTCCTCTCAAAACTCACAGGAGCGAGGCTGACTAATTCTTACATGAGAATCGGCGGGATGACTCATGATCTTTACTATAATTTTGAAGAAGATTTACGTATTTGCATCAAAGAAGTCGAAAAGGGAATTGCGGATTCACTGAAATTAATCGAACACAATAGAATCTTTCATGATCGCACCCAAAACGTCGGTGTCGTCACAAAAGAAGAAGCTATCAATCGGGGTTATAGCGGTCCAAACTTGAGAGCCAGCGGCGTTAATTATGATCTTCGAGTGGCCAAACCGTATTATTATTATGAAACCTTTGATTTTGATGTTGCCCTAGGCAGCACGGGTGATGTCTATGATCGCATCATGGTGCGATTTGAAGAGATCCGTCAAAGTATCAAAATTATCAATCAAGCGATGAGTGTTATACCCGGAGGTCGATATCAGGTCGATAATCATGCCATCTCATTGCCAGATAAAGACAATGTTTATAACAATATCGAAGGGTTAATGAATCAATTCAAACTCATCTACGAAGGAGTCAAAGTCCCCGCACAAGAGTATTATCGTGCGATTGAGGGCGGAAATGGCGAATTAGGCTTTTATATTATCAGTGATGGCACCGGTACGCCTTATAAAGTCAAAGTCAAGCCACCATGCTTTAACGCTATGGCATCATACCCCGACATCATAGAAGGTGCAATGCTAGCAGATGCTATCTTGACACTTGGAAGTCTCAATATAATCGCAGGAGAATTGGATCGATGA